A genomic stretch from Solanum stenotomum isolate F172 chromosome 8, ASM1918654v1, whole genome shotgun sequence includes:
- the LOC125872895 gene encoding uncharacterized protein LOC125872895 isoform X1 gives MFENGVDEEERPPCSDSLLHKVHPGKPPLLTWQRKLNSSASTPTSFAPSIREILHMLPLGLRLWRHIHEEAAKGTPSIMDPYNKRLLSCYHGVPLGGIGAGSIGRSLRGEFQRFQLFPRKCEDTPILANQFSIFIARPDREKFSTVLCSRGLEELKTDESWKWKLDGENCTYHALYPRAWTVYDGVPDPELSIVCRQLSPFIPHNYKDSSFPVTVFTFTLSNSGKTDADVTLLFTWANSVGGISEFSGRHVNKKILMEDSVHSILLHHNTSDGLPPVTFSIAAQETPDVHVSECPCFSISGESEIMTAKDMWREIEEHGSFDHLKDAKTLVTSVKGSSIGAALAASVKVPSGAVRTVTFSLAWDCPEIRFPGGKTYHRRYTKFYGVQGDGAASIAHDALLEHNNWEHEIDKWQKPILEDTSLPEWYRITLFNELYYLNAGGTIWTDGSLPIQNFGTIRERAFSLEKTKSDSEETLKLDEKNETYMGLLSRMKSTVNQLQTPVTSNCAFGTYLLQDGEENIGQFLYLEGIEYHMFNTYDVHFYASYALLMLFPKLELSIQRDCAMAVMMHDPSKMKIMSDGTWVSRKVLGAVPHDIGLNDPWFEVNAYNFFNTDRWKDLNSKFVLQVYRDFVATGDKIFGKAVWPSVYIAIAYMDQFDKDGDGMIENEGFPDQTYDAWTVSGVSTYSGGLWVAAVQAASAMAHEFGDAAAADYLWAKFQKAKSVYEKLWNGSYFNYDNSGRRSSSSIHADQLAGQWYARASGLSPIADEEKIRTALKKIYDFNVLKHKGGMCGAVNGMLPSGKPDMSALQSREIWTGVTYSLAANMIQEGLVDIAFQTASGIHSTAWSDKGLGFGFQTPEGWNTYDHYRALCYMRPLAIWAMQWALSKPKLHNQEMKQMSSSLSENSSYVKQDAGFQEVARLLKLPKEQASTSYIQSLHQFLCNKFSI, from the exons ATGTTTGAAAATGGAGTTGACGAGGAAGAACGACCACCATGTTCTGATTCATTGTTGCATAAG GTTCATCCTGGAAAACCTCCTTTACTCACATGGCAGCGGAAGTTAAATTCTTCAGCAAGTACCCCTACATCTTTTGCTCCtagcattcgagaaattttgcACATG CTTCCACTTGGTCTAAGGTTGTGGAGGCATATACATGAAGAAGCTGCAAAAGGAACG CCCTCAATCATGGATCCGTACAACAAGCGTCTTCTCTCATGTTATCATGGCGTTCCATTAGGTGGTATTGG TGCAGGAAGTATTGGAAGAAGTTTGAGAGGTGAATTTCAACGCTTTCAATTATTCCCCAGAAAATGTGAAGACACACCTATTCTAGCAAACCAGTTTTCA ATATTCATTGCTCGCCCTGATCGAGAAAAGTTTTCAACCGTGCTGTGCTCCAGAGGTCTCGAAGAGCTCAA AACGGATGAATCATGGAAATGGAAGCTAGATGGGGAGAACTGCACATATCATGCTTTATACCCAAGAGCGTGGACTGTATATGATG GTGTTCCAGATCCTGAACTCAGCATTGTTTGTCGTCAGCTTTCACCATTTATTCCACATAATTACAAGGACAGCAGCTTCCCAGTCACTGTATTCACATTTACG CTTTCTAACTCAGGGAAGACTGATGCTGATGTGACATTACTTTTCACATGGGCT AATTCAGTGGGTGGTATATCAGAGTTCTCTGGTAGACATGTTAATAAAAAGATTTT GATGGAAGATAGTGTGCATAGCATCCTCCTCCATCATAA CACTTCAGATGGACTCCCTCCAGTAACCTTTTCCATTGCAGCTCAAGAAACTCCTGATGTCCATGTCTCGGAATGTCCATGCTTTTCGATTTCTGGAGAGTCTGAGATTATGACAGCAAAGGACATGTGGAGGGAAATTGAGGAG CACGGTTCATTTGATCATCTTAAGGATGCTAAGACCTTGGTAACTTCAGTAAAAGGATCATCTATTGGAGCTGCTTTAGCAGCATCTGTTAAAGTTCCATCTGGTGCTGTCCGGACAGTAACTTTTTCACTTGCGTGGGACTGTCCAGAAATAAGATTTCCCGGAGGCAAGACTTACCACAG ACGATATACAAAATTCTATGGTGTTCAAGGTGACGGTGCAGCTAGTATTGCCCATGATGCCCTCCTAG AACATAACAATTGGGAGCATGAGATTGACAAGTGGCAGAAACCAATACTTGAAGACACAAGTCTGCCAGAATG GTACCGCATCACTCTTTTCAATGAGCTCTATTATCTTAATGCTGGTGGCACAATTTGGACAG ATGGGTCCTTACCAATTCAAAACTTTGGAACCATCAGGGAGAGAGCGTTTTCCCTTGAAAAGACAAAATCAGACTCTGAGGAAACGTTAAAGTTGGACGAAAAAAATGAGACTTATATGGGATTACTTTCTAGGATGAAATCTACTGTTAACCAACTTCAGACTCCGGTGACTTCAAACTGTGCTTTTGGTACTTATCTACTTCAAGACGGAGAGGAGAATATTGGCCAGTTTCTTTATCTTGAAGGAATTGAATATCACATGTTTAATACGTATGATGTCCATTTTTATGCATCATATGCGCTATTAATGCTCTTCCCAAAACTTGAGCTGAGCATCCAAAGAGACTGTGCAATGGCGGTAATGATGCATGATCCatctaaaatgaaaattatgagtGATGGAACATGGGTCTCCAGAAAGGTTCTTGGAGCTGTCCCTCATGATATTGGACTTAACGATCCATGGTTTGAAGTTAATGCATACAATTTCTTCAACACAGACAGATGGAAGGACTTAAATTCGAAATTTGTCCTTCAAGTTTATAGGGATTTTGTTGCTACCGGTGATAAAATTTTTGGAAAAGCTGTTTGGCCATCGGTATACATAGCTATAGCATATATGGATCAGTTTGATAAGGATGGCGATGGCATGATAGAAAATGAAGGGTTCCCTGATCAAACGTACGATGCATGGACTGTTAGTGGTGTGAGCACATATAGTGGAGGGCTCTGGGTAGCAGCTGTACAAGCTGCCTCGGCAATGGCTCATGAGTTCGGTGATGCTGCAGCTGCTGATtacctttgggctaagtttcaGAAGGCAAAGTCTGTATATGAAAAGTTATGGAATGGTTCTTACTTTAATTATGATAATAGTGGTCGAAGATCAAGTTCTTCAATTCATGCTGATCAGTTGGCTGGTCAATG GTATGCTAGAGCGAGTGGTCTTTCACCTATTGCTGATGAAGAGAAGATAAGAACAGCTCTGAAGAAAATCTATGATTTCAATGTATTAAAGCACAAGGGAGGGATGTGTGGGGCTGTAAATGGGATGCTACCAAGTGGAAAACCTGATATGTCAGCTCTGCAGTCAAGAGAAATATGGACAGGAGTTACGTATTCTCTTGCTGCTAATATGATACAAGAGGGCTTGGTGGACATAGCATTTCAAACTGCGAGTGGAATACACTCGACAGCTTGGTCAGATAAAGGTCTTGG GTTTGGTTTCCAAACGCCGGAAGGGTGGAACACATATGATCACTATAGAGCACTGTGTTATATGAGGCCGTTGGCGATTTGGGCAATGCAATGGGCTCTATCAAAACCAAAGCTTCACAACCAGGAGATGAAGCAGATGAGTAGTAGTCTAAGTGAGAATTCTTCCTATGTAAAACAGGATGCAGGATTTCAAGAGGTTGCTCGCCTTCTCAAGTTACCAAAAGAACAAGCTTCAACAAGTTACATTCAGTCGTTGCATCAGTTTCTTTGTAACAAATTCTCAATTTGA
- the LOC125872895 gene encoding uncharacterized protein LOC125872895 isoform X2, producing the protein MLPLGLRLWRHIHEEAAKGTPSIMDPYNKRLLSCYHGVPLGGIGAGSIGRSLRGEFQRFQLFPRKCEDTPILANQFSIFIARPDREKFSTVLCSRGLEELKTDESWKWKLDGENCTYHALYPRAWTVYDGVPDPELSIVCRQLSPFIPHNYKDSSFPVTVFTFTLSNSGKTDADVTLLFTWANSVGGISEFSGRHVNKKILMEDSVHSILLHHNTSDGLPPVTFSIAAQETPDVHVSECPCFSISGESEIMTAKDMWREIEEHGSFDHLKDAKTLVTSVKGSSIGAALAASVKVPSGAVRTVTFSLAWDCPEIRFPGGKTYHRRYTKFYGVQGDGAASIAHDALLEHNNWEHEIDKWQKPILEDTSLPEWYRITLFNELYYLNAGGTIWTDGSLPIQNFGTIRERAFSLEKTKSDSEETLKLDEKNETYMGLLSRMKSTVNQLQTPVTSNCAFGTYLLQDGEENIGQFLYLEGIEYHMFNTYDVHFYASYALLMLFPKLELSIQRDCAMAVMMHDPSKMKIMSDGTWVSRKVLGAVPHDIGLNDPWFEVNAYNFFNTDRWKDLNSKFVLQVYRDFVATGDKIFGKAVWPSVYIAIAYMDQFDKDGDGMIENEGFPDQTYDAWTVSGVSTYSGGLWVAAVQAASAMAHEFGDAAAADYLWAKFQKAKSVYEKLWNGSYFNYDNSGRRSSSSIHADQLAGQWYARASGLSPIADEEKIRTALKKIYDFNVLKHKGGMCGAVNGMLPSGKPDMSALQSREIWTGVTYSLAANMIQEGLVDIAFQTASGIHSTAWSDKGLGFGFQTPEGWNTYDHYRALCYMRPLAIWAMQWALSKPKLHNQEMKQMSSSLSENSSYVKQDAGFQEVARLLKLPKEQASTSYIQSLHQFLCNKFSI; encoded by the exons ATG CTTCCACTTGGTCTAAGGTTGTGGAGGCATATACATGAAGAAGCTGCAAAAGGAACG CCCTCAATCATGGATCCGTACAACAAGCGTCTTCTCTCATGTTATCATGGCGTTCCATTAGGTGGTATTGG TGCAGGAAGTATTGGAAGAAGTTTGAGAGGTGAATTTCAACGCTTTCAATTATTCCCCAGAAAATGTGAAGACACACCTATTCTAGCAAACCAGTTTTCA ATATTCATTGCTCGCCCTGATCGAGAAAAGTTTTCAACCGTGCTGTGCTCCAGAGGTCTCGAAGAGCTCAA AACGGATGAATCATGGAAATGGAAGCTAGATGGGGAGAACTGCACATATCATGCTTTATACCCAAGAGCGTGGACTGTATATGATG GTGTTCCAGATCCTGAACTCAGCATTGTTTGTCGTCAGCTTTCACCATTTATTCCACATAATTACAAGGACAGCAGCTTCCCAGTCACTGTATTCACATTTACG CTTTCTAACTCAGGGAAGACTGATGCTGATGTGACATTACTTTTCACATGGGCT AATTCAGTGGGTGGTATATCAGAGTTCTCTGGTAGACATGTTAATAAAAAGATTTT GATGGAAGATAGTGTGCATAGCATCCTCCTCCATCATAA CACTTCAGATGGACTCCCTCCAGTAACCTTTTCCATTGCAGCTCAAGAAACTCCTGATGTCCATGTCTCGGAATGTCCATGCTTTTCGATTTCTGGAGAGTCTGAGATTATGACAGCAAAGGACATGTGGAGGGAAATTGAGGAG CACGGTTCATTTGATCATCTTAAGGATGCTAAGACCTTGGTAACTTCAGTAAAAGGATCATCTATTGGAGCTGCTTTAGCAGCATCTGTTAAAGTTCCATCTGGTGCTGTCCGGACAGTAACTTTTTCACTTGCGTGGGACTGTCCAGAAATAAGATTTCCCGGAGGCAAGACTTACCACAG ACGATATACAAAATTCTATGGTGTTCAAGGTGACGGTGCAGCTAGTATTGCCCATGATGCCCTCCTAG AACATAACAATTGGGAGCATGAGATTGACAAGTGGCAGAAACCAATACTTGAAGACACAAGTCTGCCAGAATG GTACCGCATCACTCTTTTCAATGAGCTCTATTATCTTAATGCTGGTGGCACAATTTGGACAG ATGGGTCCTTACCAATTCAAAACTTTGGAACCATCAGGGAGAGAGCGTTTTCCCTTGAAAAGACAAAATCAGACTCTGAGGAAACGTTAAAGTTGGACGAAAAAAATGAGACTTATATGGGATTACTTTCTAGGATGAAATCTACTGTTAACCAACTTCAGACTCCGGTGACTTCAAACTGTGCTTTTGGTACTTATCTACTTCAAGACGGAGAGGAGAATATTGGCCAGTTTCTTTATCTTGAAGGAATTGAATATCACATGTTTAATACGTATGATGTCCATTTTTATGCATCATATGCGCTATTAATGCTCTTCCCAAAACTTGAGCTGAGCATCCAAAGAGACTGTGCAATGGCGGTAATGATGCATGATCCatctaaaatgaaaattatgagtGATGGAACATGGGTCTCCAGAAAGGTTCTTGGAGCTGTCCCTCATGATATTGGACTTAACGATCCATGGTTTGAAGTTAATGCATACAATTTCTTCAACACAGACAGATGGAAGGACTTAAATTCGAAATTTGTCCTTCAAGTTTATAGGGATTTTGTTGCTACCGGTGATAAAATTTTTGGAAAAGCTGTTTGGCCATCGGTATACATAGCTATAGCATATATGGATCAGTTTGATAAGGATGGCGATGGCATGATAGAAAATGAAGGGTTCCCTGATCAAACGTACGATGCATGGACTGTTAGTGGTGTGAGCACATATAGTGGAGGGCTCTGGGTAGCAGCTGTACAAGCTGCCTCGGCAATGGCTCATGAGTTCGGTGATGCTGCAGCTGCTGATtacctttgggctaagtttcaGAAGGCAAAGTCTGTATATGAAAAGTTATGGAATGGTTCTTACTTTAATTATGATAATAGTGGTCGAAGATCAAGTTCTTCAATTCATGCTGATCAGTTGGCTGGTCAATG GTATGCTAGAGCGAGTGGTCTTTCACCTATTGCTGATGAAGAGAAGATAAGAACAGCTCTGAAGAAAATCTATGATTTCAATGTATTAAAGCACAAGGGAGGGATGTGTGGGGCTGTAAATGGGATGCTACCAAGTGGAAAACCTGATATGTCAGCTCTGCAGTCAAGAGAAATATGGACAGGAGTTACGTATTCTCTTGCTGCTAATATGATACAAGAGGGCTTGGTGGACATAGCATTTCAAACTGCGAGTGGAATACACTCGACAGCTTGGTCAGATAAAGGTCTTGG GTTTGGTTTCCAAACGCCGGAAGGGTGGAACACATATGATCACTATAGAGCACTGTGTTATATGAGGCCGTTGGCGATTTGGGCAATGCAATGGGCTCTATCAAAACCAAAGCTTCACAACCAGGAGATGAAGCAGATGAGTAGTAGTCTAAGTGAGAATTCTTCCTATGTAAAACAGGATGCAGGATTTCAAGAGGTTGCTCGCCTTCTCAAGTTACCAAAAGAACAAGCTTCAACAAGTTACATTCAGTCGTTGCATCAGTTTCTTTGTAACAAATTCTCAATTTGA